In Candidatus Binatia bacterium, one DNA window encodes the following:
- a CDS encoding DDE-type integrase/transposase/recombinase, producing the protein GWQMTDRTGHFISESSVYRILKAHDLITSPAYVLIRAADRFQHPTKRPNELWQTDFTYLRVVSWGWYYLSTVLDDDSRYILAWTLGTTMKASDVTETLDLARAKTGVDEVRVVHRPRLLSDNGPCYVSGDLATYLGRHGMEHTRGAPYHPQTQGKIERYHRSMKNVVKLENYYSPWELERAIGRFVEHYNHRRYHESLDNVTPADAYHGRRTAILTRREQIKNKTMARRKRQNLRAA; encoded by the coding sequence TGGGGTGGCAGATGACGGACCGAACGGGCCATTTCATCTCGGAATCCAGCGTGTACCGCATTCTGAAGGCGCACGACCTGATCACGAGCCCGGCCTACGTCTTGATCCGCGCTGCCGACCGCTTCCAGCATCCGACCAAGCGACCGAATGAGCTTTGGCAGACGGATTTTACGTATCTGCGCGTCGTGAGCTGGGGCTGGTACTACCTGTCGACCGTGCTCGACGATGACTCGCGCTACATCCTGGCGTGGACGCTCGGCACGACGATGAAGGCGTCGGACGTGACCGAGACACTCGACCTTGCGCGAGCGAAGACGGGAGTGGACGAGGTGCGGGTCGTGCATCGACCTCGACTGCTGAGCGACAACGGCCCCTGCTACGTCTCGGGCGATCTTGCGACCTACCTGGGTCGCCACGGTATGGAACACACACGAGGAGCGCCGTACCATCCGCAGACGCAGGGAAAGATCGAGCGCTACCACCGCTCGATGAAGAACGTGGTGAAGCTCGAGAACTACTACAGCCCGTGGGAGCTGGAGCGTGCGATCGGTCGCTTCGTGGAGCACTACAACCACCGGCGCTACCACGAGTCACTGGACAACGTGACTCCAGCCGATGCATATCATGGGCGGCGCACCGCGATCCTGACGCGCCGAGAACAGATCAAGAACAAGACAATGGCTCGTCGTAAGCGACAGAATCTACGAGCTGCGTAG
- a CDS encoding thiamine pyrophosphate-binding protein, which produces MSKKNVSDALWEMLADAGVKRCYGIVGDAMNPIIDGLRRNGKIDFIHVRHEEAGVFAASAEANLTGEPVAVCGTAGPGVTHLINGLIDARKEGAPVIAIAGDTVSSVIDTGMLEELNPYAFFSTASRYTGRIVNPEQTRAVVQTAIRVAIAENGPTVVAIPGDVAAQPAPDHSFEAVRYNTPVLRPSETDLDALAKAINEAKKITIFGGAGCEKAHDEVVELATKLKAPVGYAYRGKQWLEWENPNAVGMSGLIGWGGAYEAMHEADLLLLLGTDFPFSEFYPTKNVTKVQIDKSPVHLGRRTHLDMALVGHVKDTVEALLPLLTEKTDSKHLDKALEKTEKSREVMARYVTHGPDIKPLRPEYLTSTINDVADDNAIFSADTGTPCIWMARYIHGKRNRRLIGSLSWASMANAMSNAMGASLSHPGRQCIALCGDGGFSMMMGDLLTIVERNLPVKVVIFDNSKLDFVHIEQEEAGLEPFGTEFKNPNFQKVAEAMGAFSVRIEEPKDVPEAVRAALSHDGPAVIDAVVDPLALSLPPHITFGMAEGFSLSLAKQALAGRLDDVLETGTRNIRLV; this is translated from the coding sequence GTGAGTAAGAAGAATGTGAGCGATGCCTTGTGGGAAATGCTGGCCGACGCCGGAGTCAAGCGTTGTTACGGCATCGTCGGCGATGCCATGAATCCGATTATTGATGGACTCCGTCGCAATGGGAAGATCGACTTCATCCACGTTCGTCACGAAGAAGCGGGCGTCTTTGCGGCTTCCGCGGAAGCCAATCTGACCGGTGAGCCGGTCGCTGTTTGTGGTACGGCGGGCCCCGGAGTCACGCACCTGATCAACGGACTCATCGATGCGCGCAAGGAAGGGGCCCCGGTCATCGCGATTGCTGGCGATACGGTCAGTTCGGTGATCGATACGGGAATGCTCGAGGAGTTGAACCCGTATGCCTTCTTTTCCACAGCATCACGCTACACGGGCCGTATCGTGAACCCGGAGCAGACGCGCGCGGTGGTGCAGACAGCCATTCGGGTCGCGATTGCGGAAAATGGACCGACGGTCGTCGCGATCCCTGGAGACGTCGCCGCACAGCCCGCGCCGGACCACTCCTTTGAAGCTGTGCGCTACAATACCCCGGTGCTGCGGCCGAGCGAGACCGATCTCGACGCGCTCGCCAAGGCCATCAACGAGGCGAAAAAGATCACGATCTTCGGTGGAGCCGGTTGCGAGAAGGCTCACGACGAAGTGGTAGAGTTGGCAACCAAGCTCAAAGCTCCCGTTGGATACGCCTACCGGGGCAAGCAATGGCTGGAATGGGAGAATCCGAACGCCGTGGGGATGTCGGGGCTGATCGGTTGGGGGGGTGCCTACGAGGCCATGCACGAGGCCGACCTCCTGCTTCTGCTCGGAACCGATTTCCCGTTCTCCGAATTCTATCCGACGAAGAACGTCACGAAGGTGCAGATCGACAAGAGCCCAGTGCATCTAGGGCGCCGTACGCATCTGGACATGGCCCTTGTCGGGCACGTGAAGGATACGGTCGAAGCGCTGTTGCCCCTGTTGACGGAGAAGACCGATTCCAAGCACCTCGACAAGGCGCTCGAGAAGACCGAGAAGTCGCGTGAGGTCATGGCGCGCTACGTCACCCACGGCCCTGACATCAAGCCTCTTCGTCCCGAATACCTGACCAGTACGATCAATGATGTAGCGGATGATAATGCGATCTTCTCGGCGGATACTGGTACGCCGTGCATCTGGATGGCGCGCTATATCCATGGCAAGAGGAATCGTCGATTGATTGGTTCTCTCTCCTGGGCGTCGATGGCCAACGCGATGTCCAACGCAATGGGCGCCTCTTTGTCGCATCCCGGCCGCCAATGCATTGCCCTGTGCGGAGATGGCGGTTTCAGCATGATGATGGGGGACTTGCTGACGATTGTGGAGCGAAACCTTCCCGTGAAGGTCGTGATCTTCGACAATAGCAAGCTTGACTTCGTCCATATCGAGCAGGAGGAGGCGGGACTCGAACCGTTCGGCACGGAATTCAAGAACCCCAACTTCCAGAAGGTTGCGGAGGCCATGGGCGCATTCTCGGTACGGATCGAGGAACCGAAGGACGTTCCCGAAGCCGTCCGGGCAGCATTGAGCCATGATGGACCTGCGGTGATCGACGCCGTGGTGGATCCATTGGCGCTTTCGCTACCACCGCATATTACCTTCGGGATGGCCGAGGGCTTTTCGCTCAGTCTCGCGAAACAGGCACTGGCGGGCCGTCTGGATGATGTGTTGGAAACCGGCACTCGTAATATTCGCCTGGTCTGA
- a CDS encoding zinc dependent phospholipase C family protein: MPRFALLVSSLFIFLCLAPVASHANGSYSHVHISQLAVEKLPAGPLRDLLEDPAYVANLEAGSMFPDGGYAIGDDYGENAHWSQFLNAYISFLRDKYAGDYSSTTAREEVAFLMGVASHGIADQTYDTTILARAFEVDGDPGSVDQEADYFIIIDENVLLDTQAWAPYSDLVAVFQNGIGYSVSEATLEAGMTAMEAAIALQRTTALQQYRTAWQRYPWLGTHVYDERAPGSLPHLAELVQRHWQVVWKRLQFDDDFDQNALIAFVPDQWQDAFPVDASESAANFRIGILFGYGIARSQAAPFIELRDEADQTVPFNLRTPYNGDIRNYMWLEPTVSLQNDHEYRVVIHAGIENNDGVATTVDHERSFRTRCPSPGPGCAGIPAPLVVGETPSATACGVADGRERECKHVIRAETSLLKIEDATQDAQDSLLFRWTGGENTAPPEFGDPFTAAASSICLWAGAEEATMEKVYQATVPPGETCDGKTCWQSIREGYRFRDRTRSNRGINEVVLKAGNDGKARLLVQGKGQDLNLPPLPLVPEDGVARVQIRNKDVCWEANFSTSISKNDGATFVARSEATDVVQHTPEVVPDGRCRAKKEIATGRYAQCLTGVRAAEVKAGQLLDSLSCATRLDESFEKAEGKAIVQCPTTGDANATAATVGGCVDTILTAVLGGATPPGNGGGRARCDSAKIKAVGNYYVCSMRAQSRASRRTVFVDPVDLETCDAKLVEAIERSNTKDVPCSASGDSASILSSAQACPLDFSGSLAQTASFGMICNLGIASIPMGMSLAVMPEERYRAGETQNTSTQLEVELDESLVATLQALGAAEIQLDSANSVTTIAGATGGPVANGVGGVPMLLDLTVDTDVPPNGTPGPVIVESDVATVALTPDAASTPVEFELDTVSVEVSRVPVLGPLSLACTQDPGAGNEPISFVVQ, encoded by the coding sequence GTGCCCCGCTTCGCCCTCCTCGTCTCGAGCCTCTTCATATTCCTTTGTCTCGCGCCCGTCGCGAGTCATGCGAATGGCTCGTATTCGCATGTTCACATCTCGCAGCTCGCGGTGGAGAAGCTTCCCGCCGGCCCGCTGCGGGATCTGCTCGAGGACCCGGCCTACGTGGCCAACCTCGAAGCCGGCTCGATGTTTCCCGACGGCGGCTATGCGATCGGTGACGATTACGGCGAGAACGCGCACTGGTCGCAGTTCCTGAACGCCTACATCTCCTTCCTTCGGGACAAGTACGCGGGCGATTACTCCTCGACCACCGCTCGGGAAGAGGTCGCGTTCCTCATGGGCGTCGCTTCGCATGGCATCGCGGATCAGACCTACGACACGACGATTCTCGCCCGCGCCTTCGAAGTCGACGGTGACCCCGGTTCGGTCGACCAGGAGGCCGACTACTTCATCATCATCGACGAGAACGTGTTGCTGGATACGCAGGCCTGGGCGCCGTACTCGGATCTGGTTGCGGTGTTCCAGAACGGCATCGGCTACTCGGTGAGTGAGGCCACGCTCGAAGCGGGCATGACGGCGATGGAAGCGGCCATCGCGCTCCAGCGGACGACCGCCCTCCAGCAATACCGGACCGCCTGGCAACGCTACCCCTGGCTCGGAACCCACGTCTACGACGAGCGCGCGCCCGGGTCGTTGCCCCATCTCGCCGAGCTGGTCCAACGACACTGGCAGGTCGTATGGAAGCGACTCCAGTTCGACGACGATTTCGATCAGAACGCGCTGATCGCCTTCGTGCCGGATCAGTGGCAGGACGCGTTCCCCGTCGACGCGAGCGAGAGCGCGGCGAACTTCCGCATTGGCATTCTGTTCGGCTACGGCATCGCCCGCAGCCAGGCCGCGCCGTTCATCGAGCTGCGCGACGAAGCGGACCAGACCGTGCCCTTCAACCTGCGAACGCCCTACAACGGCGACATTCGCAACTACATGTGGCTCGAGCCGACGGTATCGCTCCAGAACGACCACGAATATCGGGTCGTCATCCACGCCGGAATCGAGAACAACGACGGAGTCGCGACCACGGTCGACCACGAACGAAGCTTCCGCACCCGCTGCCCGAGTCCGGGCCCGGGCTGCGCCGGGATTCCGGCCCCACTGGTGGTCGGCGAGACCCCGTCGGCTACCGCCTGCGGGGTCGCCGATGGGCGCGAACGCGAGTGCAAGCACGTGATCCGCGCCGAGACGAGCCTGCTCAAGATCGAAGACGCCACCCAGGACGCGCAGGACTCGCTTCTGTTTCGCTGGACCGGCGGGGAAAACACCGCGCCGCCCGAGTTCGGCGATCCGTTCACGGCGGCGGCCTCGTCCATTTGTCTCTGGGCTGGTGCCGAAGAAGCGACGATGGAGAAAGTCTACCAGGCCACGGTTCCTCCGGGGGAGACCTGTGATGGGAAGACGTGCTGGCAGTCGATTCGGGAAGGCTACCGTTTCCGCGATCGCACCCGTTCCAATCGAGGCATCAACGAAGTCGTGCTGAAGGCGGGCAACGACGGGAAGGCCCGGCTTCTCGTGCAGGGCAAAGGGCAGGACCTGAATCTCCCGCCGCTTCCCCTCGTGCCCGAAGACGGTGTTGCGCGCGTGCAGATCCGCAACAAGGACGTCTGTTGGGAGGCAAACTTCTCCACCTCGATTTCGAAGAACGATGGTGCGACGTTCGTGGCGCGGAGCGAAGCCACCGACGTCGTGCAACACACCCCCGAAGTCGTTCCCGACGGTCGCTGCCGAGCCAAGAAGGAGATCGCGACGGGCAGATATGCGCAGTGTCTGACCGGCGTTCGGGCGGCGGAGGTCAAGGCCGGTCAACTCCTCGATTCCCTTTCCTGCGCAACTCGTCTCGACGAGAGCTTCGAAAAAGCCGAGGGCAAGGCCATCGTGCAGTGTCCCACCACGGGGGATGCCAACGCGACGGCCGCGACCGTCGGTGGATGCGTCGACACGATCCTCACCGCGGTTCTCGGCGGAGCGACACCGCCCGGCAATGGAGGCGGCCGTGCGCGCTGTGACAGCGCCAAGATAAAGGCGGTCGGCAACTACTACGTATGCTCGATGCGGGCGCAGTCCAGGGCCAGCCGGCGTACCGTCTTCGTCGACCCGGTCGATCTCGAGACTTGCGACGCGAAGCTGGTCGAGGCAATCGAGCGGAGCAACACCAAGGACGTGCCGTGCAGCGCGTCGGGAGATTCCGCGTCGATTCTCTCGAGCGCCCAGGCGTGCCCACTGGACTTCAGCGGCTCGCTCGCACAGACGGCCTCTTTCGGCATGATATGCAACCTCGGAATCGCATCGATCCCCATGGGAATGTCGCTCGCCGTCATGCCCGAAGAACGCTACCGCGCGGGCGAAACGCAGAACACGAGCACGCAGCTCGAGGTCGAACTCGACGAGTCGCTCGTGGCCACGTTGCAAGCGCTCGGCGCCGCGGAGATCCAGCTGGACTCGGCAAATTCCGTCACGACCATCGCGGGCGCCACCGGAGGACCCGTGGCCAACGGGGTGGGAGGCGTTCCCATGTTGCTCGACCTGACGGTCGACACCGACGTTCCGCCCAACGGAACACCGGGGCCAGTGATCGTGGAAAGCGACGTCGCCACGGTTGCGCTCACGCCGGACGCCGCGTCGACGCCGGTCGAGTTCGAGCTCGATACGGTATCCGTGGAGGTGTCGAGGGTGCCTGTCCTCGGCCCTCTGAGTCTTGCGTGCACACAGGACCCGGGCGCCGGGAACGAGCCGATTTCGTTCGTCGTGCAGTAG
- a CDS encoding LLM class flavin-dependent oxidoreductase: MRREIHMLTFPLPGLAGPMAQMAEGAGWDGIYFADTQNLAADVYVSLGIAAASTERMVLATGVTNPVTRHPAVTASAISAVQVASGGRAVLGIGRGDSALGFLGQKPARVRPFETYVSQVRAFLHGETADLGDATSRNEWIAGTGQPPVPIDIAATGPKVIAVAARQADRVTFGVGADPARLRDAIALVRSEREAAGLDPTSISVGAYVNAVAHPDADTARQIARGGTASFAHFSGMPGSPRQASSDGSVFEALGKNYDMAGHATASASHAAALPDAFIDRFAVAGPSEHCVSRLSELFEAGVERLVLVPGSRDADLNEVMASMNRLATEVIPKLR; the protein is encoded by the coding sequence ATGCGACGCGAAATCCACATGCTCACATTCCCCCTACCCGGCCTGGCCGGACCCATGGCGCAGATGGCAGAGGGCGCCGGATGGGACGGCATCTACTTCGCCGATACGCAGAACCTGGCAGCCGATGTCTATGTTTCACTCGGTATCGCGGCCGCCTCGACCGAACGTATGGTTCTCGCAACCGGCGTCACGAACCCGGTCACGCGCCATCCCGCCGTCACGGCATCGGCGATCTCTGCCGTACAGGTCGCCTCGGGCGGGCGCGCCGTGCTCGGGATCGGGCGCGGCGATTCGGCGCTCGGATTCCTCGGCCAGAAGCCGGCGCGCGTCCGACCGTTCGAGACCTACGTCTCGCAGGTCCGCGCGTTCCTGCACGGCGAGACCGCCGACCTCGGAGACGCCACGAGCCGCAATGAGTGGATCGCCGGGACCGGCCAACCGCCAGTCCCCATCGACATCGCGGCGACCGGCCCGAAAGTGATCGCTGTCGCGGCGCGCCAAGCCGACCGGGTGACCTTCGGGGTCGGCGCGGATCCCGCGCGACTGCGCGACGCGATCGCACTCGTTCGGTCCGAACGAGAGGCGGCTGGGCTCGATCCGACCAGCATCTCGGTGGGCGCCTACGTCAACGCGGTCGCGCATCCCGACGCCGACACGGCGCGCCAGATCGCGCGGGGCGGCACGGCGTCGTTCGCACACTTCTCCGGCATGCCCGGCTCCCCTCGCCAAGCCAGCTCCGACGGTTCGGTCTTCGAAGCACTCGGCAAGAACTACGACATGGCCGGCCACGCCACCGCCAGTGCGAGCCATGCCGCGGCCCTCCCCGATGCCTTCATCGATCGCTTCGCCGTCGCCGGACCAAGCGAGCACTGCGTATCGCGGCTCTCGGAACTGTTCGAGGCCGGCGTCGAGCGGCTGGTGTTGGTCCCCGGGTCACGCGACGCCGACCTGAACGAGGTCATGGCGAGCATGAACCGACTTGCGACCGAGGTCATCCCGAAGCTTCGGTGA